The following DNA comes from Chryseobacterium gallinarum.
CGGCAATGACAAATACTCCAAGGCTGCTGCTTTCTGAAGCAGTGTAGACTTGCGGGAAAACTTCATTCAGACATATTGTAATCAAAAAACCGGCACTTAAAATCAAAAGATTTTTGGCCAGTTTTTCCTTTTTACCAAAGTGTTTTCCCAGGAATACTCCTGCGAGTACACTTAAGATCAGTAAAAGTACTGTTATCATTATTTTTTCTTAAATAAATTGATACACCGTGGAGAGTTTTCCTTATTAAATTCATTCAGCTGATAATCTCCCCATATTTTTATTCTTTCAAAACCATATTCAGAAGCATATGCATGGATTTCTTCCAGCGTGTGTAGTTTTACTCTTTCAAAGAAATGAAAAGGTTTGCCGTCTGCTTCAAAGCGGATATCTTTGATAACATGCCTCCCTTCAATTTTTTTCAAAATCTTAAAGTCAATATTCCCACGGGTGATTACCGTTTCAGGAACCAATGTCTTTCTCACATATTCTTCATTCAGATAATCCAGTACAAAATACCCGCCGGGTTTTAAGACATTATAAACGGATTGAAAAACTTTTTTATCATCATCTTCGCTGTCAAAATATCCGAAACTTGTAAATAAATTGAAAACAGCATCCATGGGATCTGCATCAATCGGGTTTCTCATATCATGAACTTCAAAAATCAGGGTCTGATTTTCAAATTGTTTATCAGACTCAATACTGTGTCTTGAAAGGTCTAATCCAAGCACATCGTAGCCTAATTTGTTAAGAAAAACAGAGTGTCTCCCTTTACCACAGGCTAGATCTATGATTTTAGACTGAGGCGGAAGCTGAAGCTCTGCAGTAAGCTTTGTGATGAAGTTTTCGGCTTCAGTATAGTCTCTGTTGCTATATAAAAGATGATAATAAGGGGTATCAAACCAAGATTCAAACCATTCCATAATGCAAAAATAACTAAATTTGTGCGGTTAAAAGCAAAGTATTTTACAACATTAAGAGATTGAAAAATTCAATTGGTCAATGCGTTGAATAGCTAATCTTTTAATTATTACTATTTTAAATCTTTTAATTATCATTTATGGACACAGAAAATCTACAAATACAGATCAAAACATTCTTCGGCCTGGAGCAGATTCTTGCGGAAGAAATTAAAAAACTAGGCGGAAGAAAGGTAGAGATCAAAAACAGGGCGGTGAATTGTGAAGGGGATCTTGGTTTTCTTTATAAGATCAATTATTCTGCAAGGACAGCCTTGAAAATATTGGTGCCTATTCATGAATTTAAGGCGTTTAATCAGCATCAGTTTTACGACAGGTTATTCAGGTTTGAATGGGATGAATTTATGGATGTGGACCAGTCTTTTTCCATTGATGCTACGGTGAATTCTGAAACTTTCAAGCATTCACAGTTTGTAACTTTGAAAATGAAGGATGCCATTGTGGATTATTTTCAGGAAAAGTATAAAAGACGTCCTAATGTTGAAACGAGAAATCCGGATATGAAATTCCATCTTCATATAGACAGGGAGTTGGTTATGATTTCTTTGGATTCTTCGGGAGACCCTTTATTTAAGAGAGGGTATAGAAGAGAACAAGGGGAGGCACCGATTAACGAAGTTCTGGCAAGTGGAATGCTGCAGCTTGCAGGCTGGGATGGGAAAGGTAATTTCCTTGATCCGATGTGCGGTTCGGGAACATTACTGATTGAAGCAGCAATGATCGCTATGGATCTTCCGGCCCAGATTTTCAGAAAGAGATTCGGATTTCAGAACTGGAAAAACTATGACGCGGAATTATTCTCAAAAATTAAAAAGTTTAGAATCAATAGGATACGGCAATTTGAAGGAAAGATTGTAGGGTATGATATTGATGCACGGATGCTGAATGCTGCAAGAATGAATGTAGAAGCTGCAGAAATGGAGGATGTCATTGAAATCAAAAAGCAGAATTTCTTTGATTCCAAAAAAGAACTTTTCCCGTTATTAATGGTATTCAACCCTCCATATGATGAGAGAATTGCTATCAATGATGATGACTTCTACAAAAAAATCGGAGATACTTTTAAAACAAATTATCCCAATACACTTGCATGGTTGATTTCGTCTGATCTGGAAGCTGTGAAAAAGATCGGTTTACGTCCTTCAAGAAAAATCAAACTTTTCAACGGGAAACTGGAAACAAGATTTTTACAGTACGAAATGTACGAAGGGACAAAAAAAGTACATAAACTGGAGGATAACAAGTAGGATTTAAAAACAATAAACTGATGTCCTGGAATTTTTTAGATGTATTTGACATCATTTTAGATATCCTGGATTTGTTTACCTCCGGTTCACGTTCATCTTCTGACAAAAAGAGTCTGAATTATGACGAAAAATCTAAAAAGGAGGATCCAAAAGATCCAGATGTTTTACAGAAAAAGTAAGTGCAGTGGCTCCTGGTATTCGCTGCATTTGACTTTATTGTTTTAAAGATTCTCAAAAATGCTTTTAAGTTGTTTATGGTTTGATCACTTTTTTTGTTTCATAGGTAATTATATATCTGTTTTAAATCAGGCATTTTTATTTGGGTTCACATAAAAGTTAATTTCTCCGAAGAAGCTGTTAAACTGTTTGCAGTTTGTTGCCTGAATAAGTAATTTTGAAAAATTTTAAATTTGAAGCCTAGTATTTCCATTGTTGTTGCCATTTACAACCGAAAAGACGAACTTTTTGAGTTGCTGAATTCCCTTACTCAGCAGACTGATAAAGAGTTTGAAATCATTATTGTAGATGATGGTTCCCTGATTGATCTGAAGCCTACCATTCATCATTTTGAAGGAATCCTAGATATTCAGTATTTCAGAAAAGATAATTCAGGGCCGGGATTAACAAGGAATTACGGGGCAGCAAGAGCAGCTAATGAATGGCTGATTTTTGTAGACAGTGATGTAATTGTTGAGAAAGACTATATTGAAAATATTAAAAATGACATTTTAACGATTCCATGCGATGCATTCGGAGGTGCTGATAAGGCTCATAAAGGCTTTAATCTGATGCAGAAAGCCATCTCCTATTCTATGACATCGGTTTTTACAACAGGTGGCATCAGAGGAAGCAAGAAAGCTGTTTCAAAGTTTCAACCCAGAAGTTTCAATATGGGAGTGAAAAAGGCAGTTTTCGAAAAAGTGGGTGGTTTTTCCGAAATGCGGATAGGAGAGGATCCGGATTTATCTATGACGCTTTGGGAAAATGGCTTTACAACAGCTTTTTTTGATGACATTGCAGTCTATCATAAGCGTAGGGTAGATTTTGGAAAATTCTCCAGACAGGTGTATCAGTTTGGGTGCGCACGGCCTATTCTTAACCAGAGACATCCCAACTATGTAAAAATATCATTTGCTTTTCCTACATTGTTTATGTTAGGATATATTATGGGCTTTTTTGAATACTTTCTATTGCACAGGGGAATTATCCTTGCTTTTTACGGGCTTTACACCTTTCTGGTATTTTTTCATGCAATGTTACTGACTAAAAATATAAGCATTGCCGGAATGGCGGTAATTTCTACCTATATCCAGATGTTTTCCTATGGTTACGGGTTTTTAAAGTCGTGGATCCTTTTAAATGTTTTCAGAATGAAACCTGAAGAGGCTTTCCCTCATCATTACTATAAAAAATAATAGAGTACCATATCCCTGCTTATTTTACTGATTGCACGGATATGTTCAGACCCCAATATAAATATCAGTTCGGGATTGCAATAAAACAAAAAGGCTGCTCATATTAGAGGCAGCCTTACTTGTACAATAAATTTAAGATATAGAAATGTTTTCATGGTTGAGGACACCTACTTTCAGCATACATTCTTTCATTTTATGGTAGGTTCTTTTGATATCATGATCCAGACCGATGGAGAATCTGATTAATCCGTCAGAAATTCCTATAGCGGCACGCTCATCTTCAGGGATTTCAGAGGAAGTGGATTTTCCTGAGCATGAGAATAATGTTTTATAAAAACCGAGACTTACGGCCAGATAACCGAGATTGGCTTCCTGCATCAGCTCCATCAGCTCATTGGCTTTTTCGGTTGTTCCGGCATCCAGGGTCAGTAACCCTCCATATCCGTATTCTTCATCAATCATGCTTTTCATTAGCTCATGATTCTTGTGAGACGGTAATCCGGGATAGGATACTTTTAAGCCATCTTTTTCAAATTTTTCAGCAAGATATAAGGCATTGTGGCTATGCTGTTTTATCCTGATATGCAGTGTTCTGAGATTTTTAAGAATACTTGATGATCTCAGGCTGTCCAT
Coding sequences within:
- a CDS encoding class I SAM-dependent DNA methyltransferase; the encoded protein is MEWFESWFDTPYYHLLYSNRDYTEAENFITKLTAELQLPPQSKIIDLACGKGRHSVFLNKLGYDVLGLDLSRHSIESDKQFENQTLIFEVHDMRNPIDADPMDAVFNLFTSFGYFDSEDDDKKVFQSVYNVLKPGGYFVLDYLNEEYVRKTLVPETVITRGNIDFKILKKIEGRHVIKDIRFEADGKPFHFFERVKLHTLEEIHAYASEYGFERIKIWGDYQLNEFNKENSPRCINLFKKK
- a CDS encoding THUMP domain-containing class I SAM-dependent RNA methyltransferase → MDTENLQIQIKTFFGLEQILAEEIKKLGGRKVEIKNRAVNCEGDLGFLYKINYSARTALKILVPIHEFKAFNQHQFYDRLFRFEWDEFMDVDQSFSIDATVNSETFKHSQFVTLKMKDAIVDYFQEKYKRRPNVETRNPDMKFHLHIDRELVMISLDSSGDPLFKRGYRREQGEAPINEVLASGMLQLAGWDGKGNFLDPMCGSGTLLIEAAMIAMDLPAQIFRKRFGFQNWKNYDAELFSKIKKFRINRIRQFEGKIVGYDIDARMLNAARMNVEAAEMEDVIEIKKQNFFDSKKELFPLLMVFNPPYDERIAINDDDFYKKIGDTFKTNYPNTLAWLISSDLEAVKKIGLRPSRKIKLFNGKLETRFLQYEMYEGTKKVHKLEDNK
- a CDS encoding glycosyltransferase: MKPSISIVVAIYNRKDELFELLNSLTQQTDKEFEIIIVDDGSLIDLKPTIHHFEGILDIQYFRKDNSGPGLTRNYGAARAANEWLIFVDSDVIVEKDYIENIKNDILTIPCDAFGGADKAHKGFNLMQKAISYSMTSVFTTGGIRGSKKAVSKFQPRSFNMGVKKAVFEKVGGFSEMRIGEDPDLSMTLWENGFTTAFFDDIAVYHKRRVDFGKFSRQVYQFGCARPILNQRHPNYVKISFAFPTLFMLGYIMGFFEYFLLHRGIILAFYGLYTFLVFFHAMLLTKNISIAGMAVISTYIQMFSYGYGFLKSWILLNVFRMKPEEAFPHHYYKK